In Bos indicus isolate NIAB-ARS_2022 breed Sahiwal x Tharparkar chromosome 2, NIAB-ARS_B.indTharparkar_mat_pri_1.0, whole genome shotgun sequence, a single genomic region encodes these proteins:
- the LOC109576357 gene encoding small ribosomal subunit protein uS12-like, producing the protein MGKCRGLPTAGKLRSHRRDQKWHDTQYKKVHLGIALKANPLGGISHTKGTVLEKVGVEAKQPNSAIRKCVRVQRIKNGKKITAFVPNDGCLNFIEENDEVLVAGFGRKGHAVGDIPGVCFK; encoded by the coding sequence ATGGGCAAGTGTCGCGGTCTTCCTACTGCCGGGAAGCTCCGTAGCCACCGACGAGACCAGAAGTGGCATGATACACAGTACAAGAAAGTCCACTTGGGCATTGCCCTGAAGGCCAACCCTTTGGGCGGCATTTCTCACACCAAGGGAACTGTGCTGGAAAAAGTAGGAGTTGAAGCCAAACAGCCAAATTCTGCCATCAGGAAGTGTGTCAGGGTTCAGCGAATCAAGAACGGcaaaaaaatcactgcttttGTACCCAATGATGGTTGCTTGAATTTTATTGAGGAAAATGATGAAGTTCTGGTTGCTGGATTTGGTCGCAAAGGTCATGCTGTTGGTGACATTCCTGGAGTCTGCTTTAAGTAG